The genomic window TGGCAGTGCGCAAGGGTGTGATCACCGCCGAACAGGCAGCGCTGCTCGATGATCGTGAGGCGATCGAACTGGTGTTTGCGCCGGGCTTCTCCTCTGCCGAGTCGGTCACCGACATTTCCGGACGCGGGGTGGGCATGGACGTGGTCCGCTCGAACATCAAGAATCTCAAGGGCAATGTGGCCATCTCCTCCGAGGTGGGCAAGGGCACCAAGATCACGCTCTCGTTGCCGCTCACCTTGGCCATTATCGACGCGCTCATGGTCAAGGTCGGCAAAGAGACCTTCGCCATCCCGCTCGACGCGGTCTCTGAGACCACGAAAATCGAGGCCCGCCGCCTTACGGACGTGAACAAGCGCAAGGCGTTGGAGCTTCGCGGCGAAGTCATCGGCGTCGTGGAATTGGCCGAGATGCTCGGCATTGAGCGTACGGGCGAAAAGCGCTCCATTCTGCCCATGGTCATCCTCCAGGACAACGACCGCAGACTCGGCATGGTCGTGGACAGGCTCCTGGAGCGCCAAGAGATCGTCATCAAGCCGCTTGGGGCCTATCTGGCTGACTTCGACCTCAAGGGCATCTCCGGCGCGACGATCATGGGCGACGGCTCGGTGGTCCTGATCCTCGATCCGCACGAGGTTTACGGCATCGCGGCCCAGACCGCGCGGTAGTCCCGCTCGTCCTGTTCGATGTTCACGAAAAAGCCCGGCGCGCTAGAAGCTGCACCGGGCTTTTTCGTTGCCAGAATCTCGTTGGTCAGAACATGAGCAGGAGATAGCGGAGCAGGGAGAATATCTCGCCTGCGACCATAAGCCACAAGCAGACGATGGCTGCGGCAGCCGAGGCCTTGCCCCGCATAGGGTGTTCGCTGCGCGACAGTCTGAAGAAAAGCCAGGCCGCCACTGCGCCGAGCACGAGCCCTGCTGCCCAGGGTAGGCCGATGTCGTTTCGCATCAGGATGGCGGGAGGAACGTTTTTCAGGGAGGCCACGAGCCAGCCTTGCACGCAGATGGCGGCGAACAGGGCGAGGCTTGCCCGACTCGATGCGAGCCGCATGGCGAAGACATAATAGTCGCGCCCCCAGTCGTCTTTGTTGCGGCGCAGGAAGAGCCAGATGATGGAGATTGCCGCCGCACCCGCAAAGGCCACCAGGGTCAGGTGTGCCAGGATCGGCCAGTGTGCATCGGCAATCGCTGGCGCCAAAAGTATTCCCACATCGGGGCCGCCATCCGATCCAGCATGCACTGGACCAAGCGAGGCCCGGGCCAGCGCCGCCACGGCGTGCACGCCGACAAGGCCGCTCGCCCCAGCCAGCAGGCCCAGGAACGCATGGGCGACAGGCTGACCCTTCGTGGACTTCCAGGTCACGGCGTGGATCACTGCCAGCAGTATCCACGCGCCCAGAGGAGCGAGCGCGGGCAGGGCGAACGCCTCCAGAAGGTCGCCTCCGCTGCGGGTGGCGATCATGTAGGCCGCGCCACCCGCCACTAAACTCGTATAGCCAATGAGGACAAGCCCCAGCGGCGAGGTTTGTTGGGCGGATCTCCTGGCGAAGACTTGCCTGCGCGAATGCGCACTCAGCTCGTTGATGCCCGCCATGGCAGGCAGCGCAACGGCCGCAAGGCACAGGATCAGGTTGAAGGACAGGGGCAGCGCATTGGCCGCGAGCAGCATGTCGGCAGTGGAGAAGGGCATGCCCGGCCTCCGGTTCTGGTGTCAGCGTTACGGGGGGTGTTCTGCCTCAAAAGGCCGCGCCGCGCAAGGGATAAACCGTTCATCGGCAGCGCGTGTGACCGTGTGCACTTGATTCGTGAGGCGATTACGCCTATCCCTACTAGCGGTCATGGCCGTGAAAATTTGCGACAGCGGGAGGAGACGCATGCCCCGGGTGCTGATTGTGTTTGCCATGCTTGCCATGCTCGGCGGATGCGCCGCCGCGAAAAACGACGCCCCTGGAAGTGAGGAATGGCGTCTGCGTAATATCGAGGACGGCTTTCTCCAGTTTCAGGAAGAGCAGCGCCGCCAAGACGCCGACCTGCAGCGTATGGAGAAGGACACCGCTGCCAGACTCGCCGTGTTGGAAGAACGCGTAAGCCGTCTTGAGGAGCGGATGCGCCTTGCGGCGGACGTGGGAGCGATTTCCGCCGCGCCCGCACCGCAGCCTGAAGCGCCGACGCTGCCCGCCACGCCCGTGACGCCTCCTGCTCCATCCGTCGAACCAGCGCCTGCTCCCAGGCTGACCGCCGTGGACGAGCAAGCCCTCTACGAGCAGGGCGTGCGTCAGGTTATGGGCGAGAACTACGCCTCGGGCCGGGAAATCCTGACCAACTTCCTGGAGCGCCATCCCGACAGCGGTCTTGCGCCCAATGCCCTCTACTGGCTCGGTGAAACGTATTACGGCGAGAAGCGCTACGCTCAGTCCATCCTGACCTTCCGAGAGGTGCTGGAGAAACACCCCAAACATCCCAAGGCCCCGGACGCGCTGCTCAAGATCGGCTATGCTTACGAGAAGCTTGGCGATATCCCCAACGCCCGCTTCTACCTGCAAGCCGTGCTCGACGAGTACCCGAAGGCCGACTCCGCGACCAAGGCCAAGGCCATGTTGCGGCAGTTGCCACAGTAACGCGGACGGTCAGACTTACCGGCCCATGAGTTTCGACGCGCACGACGAATACCGGGCCGCGCTCGCCTTGCGGCATACGCCAGGAGTCGGCCCTGCGACCTGCGCTGTCTTGGCGCAGAACTATGGCAGCTTTGTCGAGGCTGCGCGCAAGGCCGTCGAATGGCCCGAGCGAAAACTCGCCCGGCCCGCCGTGGCCGCAGCGTTCACTTCGCGCGTTTGGCGCGACGGCGCGAACGATGAATACGAGGCCGCCAAGGCCAGAGGCATGCGCCGCACGGTGCTCACTGAGGCGCGCTATCCAGAACGGCTGCGGGAGATGAGCGATCCACCCGCAATCCTCTATTACGACGGCGACGTGTCGCTCCTGTGCGCCCCTTCGTTGGCCGTGGTCGGCGCCCGCATGTGCTCGCGCTATGGATTGCAGGTCGCCCGCCGCATCTGCGGCGAGCTTTCCGCCTCGGGGCTTTGCATCGTCTCGGGCATGGCCTACGGCATCGACAGGCAGGCCCATCTGGGCGGGTTGGCTGGAGTGGGCGGCTCCATCGCCGTGCTCGGCTCAGGGCTCGACCGCATCTATCCCGAGACCAACGCCGATTTGTACAGGGCCTTGTGTGATCGGGGCCTGGTGGTCTCGGAGTTCGCGCCGGGAACCATGCCCAAGGCGGGGCATTTCCCCGTGCGCAACCGCATCATTGCTGGGCTCGCGCTCGGAGTCTGGGTCGTGGAGGCCGCTCCGGGCAGCGGCAGCCTGATCACGGCCCG from Alkalidesulfovibrio alkalitolerans DSM 16529 includes these protein-coding regions:
- the ybgF gene encoding tol-pal system protein YbgF, producing the protein MPRVLIVFAMLAMLGGCAAAKNDAPGSEEWRLRNIEDGFLQFQEEQRRQDADLQRMEKDTAARLAVLEERVSRLEERMRLAADVGAISAAPAPQPEAPTLPATPVTPPAPSVEPAPAPRLTAVDEQALYEQGVRQVMGENYASGREILTNFLERHPDSGLAPNALYWLGETYYGEKRYAQSILTFREVLEKHPKHPKAPDALLKIGYAYEKLGDIPNARFYLQAVLDEYPKADSATKAKAMLRQLPQ
- the dprA gene encoding DNA-processing protein DprA; this encodes MSFDAHDEYRAALALRHTPGVGPATCAVLAQNYGSFVEAARKAVEWPERKLARPAVAAAFTSRVWRDGANDEYEAAKARGMRRTVLTEARYPERLREMSDPPAILYYDGDVSLLCAPSLAVVGARMCSRYGLQVARRICGELSASGLCIVSGMAYGIDRQAHLGGLAGVGGSIAVLGSGLDRIYPETNADLYRALCDRGLVVSEFAPGTMPKAGHFPVRNRIIAGLALGVWVVEAAPGSGSLITARQGMEQGREVFALPGRIDDPTFTGCNELIAHGAHPVSGAECILRALRYHLAHLLLDETRLARAAEAPAANRPEAATGTASPAPGGQTAQSPRPGAGEDAQRARVFAKASGSSKGLPAAASVAASPAQTEIPADISGEARAVLDLLGGCERLHIDAVIRGLGAETASVSALLMELEITGLVKQWPGMYYSRA